GCTGGCCGCCCCGGGCAAGCAGGTGGTGAGCGACGGCACCTTCAACCAGCTGTTCACCATGCACGGCAGCATCATGATGTTCCTGTTTGCAGTCCCGTTCGCGGTCGGTCTGGCGAACTACCTGATCCCCCTGCAGCTCGGCGCGCCCGACATGGCGTTCCCCCGGCTGAACGCCCTCAGCTACTGGATCTTCCTGGCGGGCGGCATCACGATGGTCTCCGGCTTTTTGACCTCACGGGGCGCCGCCGCCTTCGGTTGGACCGCCTACCCGCCGCTGTCCGGCCCGATCTACTCCCCCGGCGCCGGAGGCGACCTGTGGGTGATGGGGGTGGCGCTGACCGGCACCGCGTCGATCCTGGGTTCGGTGAACTTCATCGCCACCATCTTCTTCATGCGGGC
The DNA window shown above is from Actinomycetota bacterium and carries:
- a CDS encoding cbb3-type cytochrome c oxidase subunit I, translating into MLDWLTTTDHKKVGILYMVTAFAFFMLGGLLAMLIRTELAAPGKQVVSDGTFNQLFTMHGSIMMFLFAVPFAVGLANYLIPLQLGAPDMAFPRLNALSYWIFLAGGITMVSGFLTSRGAAAFGWTAYPPLSGPIYSPGAGGDLWVMGVALTGTASILGSVNFIATIFFMRAPGMTLFRMPMFTWNMFVVSFMMIIAFPVITAAMAMLYADRNLGSHFYDGEGGAVLFQHLFWFFGH